The following are from one region of the Vitis riparia cultivar Riparia Gloire de Montpellier isolate 1030 chromosome 14, EGFV_Vit.rip_1.0, whole genome shotgun sequence genome:
- the LOC117929854 gene encoding GDSL esterase/lipase At5g37690: MARLNVQAFAVLAMATMAAIPAADSAQPSLLTFIFGDSLTEVGNNNFLQYSLAKSNYPWYGIDYKGGQATGRFTNGRTIGDIISSKLGIPSPPPFLSLSKAEDAILKGANYASGGAGILNETGLYFIQRLTFYDQINAFDKTNQAVKAKLGGVAADKLFNEAVFFIGIGSNDYVNNYLQPFLADAQQYTPEEFLELLVSTLDHQLSRLYLLGARKMMFHGLGPLGCIPSQRVKSKGGQCLKQVNRWVLQFNSKVKNLLISLKRRLPTAQLTFVDTYQDVLDLINNPGAYGFKVSNTSCCNVASLGGLCLPNSKLCKNRTEFVFWDAFHPSDAANAVLADRIFSTVFSQSHSPSPSPSPAPSSRGRPHHPHH; encoded by the exons ATGGCAAGGCTAAACGTACAGGCTTTTGCAGTGTTGGCCATGGCCACCATGGCAGCCATACCAGCTGCGGATTCAGCCCAGCCCTCGCTACTCACCTTCATCTTCGGTGATTCCTTGACAGAAGTTGGAAACAACAATTTTCTGCAATACTCTCTCGCTAAATCCAATTATCCTTGGTACGGTATTGACTATAAAGGCGGGCAGGCCACCGGAAGGTTCACCAACGGGAGGACTATCGGCGATATAATAT CTTCCAAGCTTGGGATCCCATCACCACCaccttttctttccttgtcAAAAGCCGAAGATGCGATCCTTAAAGGGGCTAATTATGCTTCTGGTGGAGCAGGGATTCTCAATGAAACTGGACTCTACTTT ATTCAAAGACTAACCTTTTACGATCAAATCAATGCGTTTGACAAGACCAACCAAGCAGTCAAGGCAAAACTTGGAGGAGTGGCAGCAGACAAGCTTTTCAACGAGGCCGTCTTCTTCATTGGAATTG gtAGCAATGACTATGTCAACAATTACTTGCAACCTTTTCTGGCAGATGCCCAACAGTACACGCCTGAGGAGTTTTTGGAACTTTTGGTCTCCACGTTGGACCACCAACTTTCG AGACTCTACCTACTGGGTGCACGAAAGATGATGTTCCACGGGCTTGGCCCATTAGGCTGCATTCCTTCGCAAAGGGTTAAATCAAAGGGAGGCCAATGCCTAAAGCAAGTCAATAGATGGGTGCTGCAATTCAACTCCAAAGTAAAGAATCTATTGATCTCTCTGAAACGACGCCTCCCAACTGCACAACTCACATTTGTAGACACTTACCAAGATGTTTTGGATCTAATCAACAATCCTGGCGCCTACG GATTTAAGGTGTCCAATACCTCATGTTGCAATGTAGCAAGCCTTGGAGGACTATGTTTGCCTAACTCAAAGCTGTGCAAGAATCGTACCGAGTTCGTGTTTTGGGATGCCTTCCACCCCTCGGATGCGGCAAATGCAGTGCTTGCTGATAGAATCTTCTCCACCGTCTTTTCTCAATCACATTCTCCATCCCCTTCTCCTTCCCCTGCCCCTTCCTCTCGAGGACGCCCTCATCATCCTCATCACTGA